The proteins below are encoded in one region of Telopea speciosissima isolate NSW1024214 ecotype Mountain lineage chromosome 10, Tspe_v1, whole genome shotgun sequence:
- the LOC122641791 gene encoding uncharacterized protein LOC122641791 isoform X1 — protein sequence MSTDVHSFVEWKEQFVSQERGNRIVHYFLKNAAGDSVLAVVGTERSLRHMIYVVAEEFLQSHGSEKSINAGFKWRSRREVVDWLTSLLSKYQTPLDYSKLPTNDSSQAIGASDYPITGVDARRNHLPDHMGRIARKLKGRSTDISWSGAAWTCGKQLKHYPAFYRNETTIAIHSFVLVMAREENHYLAYLEDMYEDKKGQKKVKVRWFHHNEELKDVVPLPNPHPSEVFFTPNSQVISAECVDGPTTIVTPEHYEKCLAALPEASSVRIHLCFRQFRSNRIKPFDLSKLRGYFDQTILSRLDPIPLAKHKLTCNSLTGVVEEEFSQGGTVRQGAKRTRSCRGRQRFVSNRSVVTVSGPGNQIAPYQPAHQNLKFRLSGGMPLSVRSHAPQACLTTPFKVHEKIELLCQDSGIRGCWFRCTVLRASQKQLKVQYDDLQDADGCGNLEEWIPAFKLAASDKLNMRCSGRLRIRPFPHGYPTDIPFEIGAPVDAWWNDGWWEGVVTGVNCTDDSLQVYFPGEDVFSTFQKRNLRSSRDWVGNRWVDIEAKPDILSIISAAVSPGTKLSACSTMAKGTESGGSAMSDREGPSASRLETVEEDNQEMAVSAGSDGMLENVKWVNSRKQPWVKDDVRKGDDDGHDDDGDGDDHVSEDRVDMEEEFACAGQKCEAIELMEVAAA from the exons ATGTCCACAGATGTTCATAGTTTCGTGGAATGGAAAGAGCAGTTTGTTTCGCAGGAGCGCGGTAATCGTATAGTTCACTATTTCTTGAAGAATGCTGCCGGGGATTCAGTCCTTGCGGTCGTGGGTACGGAGAGGAGTCTTAGGCACATGATCTATGTTGTTGCGGAGGAGTTCTTACAGTCTCATGGGTCTGAGAAATCCATCAATGCGGGCTTCAAATGGAGATCAAGGAGAGAGGTTGTCGACTGGCTCACGTCGTTGCTCTCGAAGTATCAAACTCCGCTTGATTATTCAA AATTGCCAACAAATGATTCATCACAAGCTATTGGAGCTTCTGATTACCCTATCACTGGAGTTGATGCACGGAGAAACCATCTTCCTGATCACATG GGCCGGATTGCAAGGAAGTTAAAGGGCCGCAGCACAGATATTTCGTGGTCAGGTGCTGCCTGGACATGTGGTAAACAGCTCAAGCATTATCCAGCATTTTACAGGAATGAAACCACCATAGCT ATTCATTCTTTTGTTCTCGTCATGGCTAGAGAAGAAAATCACTATCTCGCATACTTGGAAGATATGTATGAAGACAAGAAGGGACAGAAGAAGGTAAAAGTGCGATGGTTTCACCATAATGAGGAACTCAAGGACGTGGTTCCTCTGCCAAATCCACATCCTAGTGAAGTTTTCTTCACACCTAATTCCCAGGTCATCAGTGCAGAGTGTGTTGATGGTCCTACAACAATAGTAACTCCTGAGCACTATGAGAAATGCTTGGCTGCTCTTCCTGAAGCTTCCTCAGTGAGAATCCATCTTTGCTTTAGGCAGTTTAGAAGTAACAGAATTAAGCCCTTTGATCTAAGTAAATTGCGTGGCTATTTTGACCAAACCATCCTCTCACGTTTAGATCCCATTCCCCTTGCCAAGCATAAACTAACATGTAATAGCTTGACTGGAGTAGTGGAGGAAGAGTTTAGCCAAGGAGGCACTGTGAGGCAGGGAGCTAAGAGAACTAGGAGTTGCAGGGGACGTCAGAGGTTTGTATCGAATCGTTCTGTTGTCACAGTTTCAGGTCCAGGGAACCAGATAGCACCATATCAACCAGCACACCAGAACTTGAAATTTAGGTTGTCAGGTGGGATGCCATTGTCTGTTAGGTCTCATGCTCCCCAAGCCTGTCTTACCACACCTTTTAAAGTTCATGAAAAGATAGAGTTGCTTTGTCAAGATAGTGGAATTCGAGGCTGCTGGTTTAGGTGTACTGTCTTGCGGGCATCTCAGAAGCAGCTGAAGGTTCAGTATGATGATTTGCAGGATGCAGATGGATGTGGAAATCTTGAG GAATGGATCCCCGCTTTCAAACTTGCAGCATCTGATAAACTAAACATGCGATGCTCCGGTCGCCTCAGAATTCGTCCATTCCCTCATGGTTATCCAACAGACATTCCTTTTGAGATAGGAGCTCCAGTGGATGCATGGTGGAATGATGGCTGGTGGGAGGGGGTGGTAACTGGTGTTAACTGCACAGATGATAGCCTTCAGGTTTACTTCCCTG GTGAAGATGTGTTCTCAACTTTCCAGAAAAGGAATTTAAGGAGTTCTAGGGATTGGGTGGGGAACCGATGGGTTGATATTGAGGCAAAGCCCGATATACTGTCTATCATATCTGCAGCTGTCAGCCCTGGCACAAAGCTCTCTGCATGCTCCACTATGGCAAAGGGGACTGAGTCTGGTGGCTCGGCAATGTCAGATCGTGAAGGCCCCTCTGCTTCCAGACTTGAGACAGTTGAAGAGGACAATCAAGAAATGGCTGTTTCAGCCGGATCTGATGGCATGCTGGAGAATGTCAAGTGGGTGAACTCAAGGAAACAGCCATGGGTTAAAGATGACGTTAGGAAAGGTGATGATGATGGGCATGATGATGATGGCGATGGTGATGA tcaTGTGAGTGAGGACAGGGTggatatggaagaagaatttgCCTGTGCTGGTCAGAAATGTGAAGCGATTGAACTCATGGAAGTTGCTGCTGCCTAA
- the LOC122641791 gene encoding uncharacterized protein LOC122641791 isoform X2 → MSTDVHSFVEWKEQFVSQERGNRIVHYFLKNAAGDSVLAVVGTERSLRHMIYVVAEEFLQSHGSEKSINAGFKWRSRREVVDWLTSLLSKYQTPLDYSKLPTNDSSQAIGASDYPITGVDARRNHLPDHMGRIARKLKGRSTDISWSGAAWTCGKQLKHYPAFYRNETTIAIHSFVLVMAREENHYLAYLEDMYEDKKGQKKVKVRWFHHNEELKDVVPLPNPHPSEVFFTPNSQVISAECVDGPTTIVTPEHYEKCLAALPEASSVRIHLCFRQFRSNRIKPFDLSKLRGYFDQTILSRLDPIPLAKHKLTCNSLTGVVEEEFSQGGTVRQGAKRTRSCRGRQRFVSNRSVVTVSGPGNQIAPYQPAHQNLKFRLSGGMPLSVRSHAPQACLTTPFKVHEKIELLCQDSGIRGCWFRCTVLRASQKQLKVQYDDLQDADGCGNLEEWIPAFKLAASDKLNMRCSGRLRIRPFPHGYPTDIPFEIGAPVDAWWNDGWWEGVVTGVNCTDDSLQVYFPGEDVFSTFQKRNLRSSRDWVGNRWVDIEAKPDILSIISAAVSPGTKLSACSTMAKGTESGGSAMSDREGPSASRLETVEEDNQEMAVSAGSDGMLENVKWVNSRKQPWVKDDVRKGDDDGHDGGDDDDDHVSEDRVDMEEEFACAGQKCEAIELMEVAAA, encoded by the exons ATGTCCACAGATGTTCATAGTTTCGTGGAATGGAAAGAGCAGTTTGTTTCGCAGGAGCGCGGTAATCGTATAGTTCACTATTTCTTGAAGAATGCTGCCGGGGATTCAGTCCTTGCGGTCGTGGGTACGGAGAGGAGTCTTAGGCACATGATCTATGTTGTTGCGGAGGAGTTCTTACAGTCTCATGGGTCTGAGAAATCCATCAATGCGGGCTTCAAATGGAGATCAAGGAGAGAGGTTGTCGACTGGCTCACGTCGTTGCTCTCGAAGTATCAAACTCCGCTTGATTATTCAA AATTGCCAACAAATGATTCATCACAAGCTATTGGAGCTTCTGATTACCCTATCACTGGAGTTGATGCACGGAGAAACCATCTTCCTGATCACATG GGCCGGATTGCAAGGAAGTTAAAGGGCCGCAGCACAGATATTTCGTGGTCAGGTGCTGCCTGGACATGTGGTAAACAGCTCAAGCATTATCCAGCATTTTACAGGAATGAAACCACCATAGCT ATTCATTCTTTTGTTCTCGTCATGGCTAGAGAAGAAAATCACTATCTCGCATACTTGGAAGATATGTATGAAGACAAGAAGGGACAGAAGAAGGTAAAAGTGCGATGGTTTCACCATAATGAGGAACTCAAGGACGTGGTTCCTCTGCCAAATCCACATCCTAGTGAAGTTTTCTTCACACCTAATTCCCAGGTCATCAGTGCAGAGTGTGTTGATGGTCCTACAACAATAGTAACTCCTGAGCACTATGAGAAATGCTTGGCTGCTCTTCCTGAAGCTTCCTCAGTGAGAATCCATCTTTGCTTTAGGCAGTTTAGAAGTAACAGAATTAAGCCCTTTGATCTAAGTAAATTGCGTGGCTATTTTGACCAAACCATCCTCTCACGTTTAGATCCCATTCCCCTTGCCAAGCATAAACTAACATGTAATAGCTTGACTGGAGTAGTGGAGGAAGAGTTTAGCCAAGGAGGCACTGTGAGGCAGGGAGCTAAGAGAACTAGGAGTTGCAGGGGACGTCAGAGGTTTGTATCGAATCGTTCTGTTGTCACAGTTTCAGGTCCAGGGAACCAGATAGCACCATATCAACCAGCACACCAGAACTTGAAATTTAGGTTGTCAGGTGGGATGCCATTGTCTGTTAGGTCTCATGCTCCCCAAGCCTGTCTTACCACACCTTTTAAAGTTCATGAAAAGATAGAGTTGCTTTGTCAAGATAGTGGAATTCGAGGCTGCTGGTTTAGGTGTACTGTCTTGCGGGCATCTCAGAAGCAGCTGAAGGTTCAGTATGATGATTTGCAGGATGCAGATGGATGTGGAAATCTTGAG GAATGGATCCCCGCTTTCAAACTTGCAGCATCTGATAAACTAAACATGCGATGCTCCGGTCGCCTCAGAATTCGTCCATTCCCTCATGGTTATCCAACAGACATTCCTTTTGAGATAGGAGCTCCAGTGGATGCATGGTGGAATGATGGCTGGTGGGAGGGGGTGGTAACTGGTGTTAACTGCACAGATGATAGCCTTCAGGTTTACTTCCCTG GTGAAGATGTGTTCTCAACTTTCCAGAAAAGGAATTTAAGGAGTTCTAGGGATTGGGTGGGGAACCGATGGGTTGATATTGAGGCAAAGCCCGATATACTGTCTATCATATCTGCAGCTGTCAGCCCTGGCACAAAGCTCTCTGCATGCTCCACTATGGCAAAGGGGACTGAGTCTGGTGGCTCGGCAATGTCAGATCGTGAAGGCCCCTCTGCTTCCAGACTTGAGACAGTTGAAGAGGACAATCAAGAAATGGCTGTTTCAGCCGGATCTGATGGCATGCTGGAGAATGTCAAGTGGGTGAACTCAAGGAAACAGCCATGGGTTAAAGATGACGTTAGGAAAGGTGATGATGATGGGCATGAT ggtggtgatgatgatgacgatcaTGTGAGTGAGGACAGGGTggatatggaagaagaatttgCCTGTGCTGGTCAGAAATGTGAAGCGATTGAACTCATGGAAGTTGCTGCTGCCTAA